The stretch of DNA TGGACTCGGGGCCGCGCGACGGCTCGGCGGCGCGGGTGCGCAAGCTGTGGGCGGAGGCGCTGGACGCGGCGCGTGGGGGAGACCTGGCGCGCGCGTGGGACAGGGCCGGACATCTGGCGCACCACATCCAGGATGTGGCCTCACCGCCGCACGTGGTGCCGGTGAGCCATGGCTTCGCGGACGGCTTCGAGGGCTGGGGCCTGCGCGACGTGCTGGAGCGGCTCCCCGCGCGCGAGGTGACGCCGATGTCCGGGCCCGACGCGCAGCTGGCGCTCGCGCGGGAGACCCTGGAGGTGGTGCGCACCCAATCGCTGCGCGCCGAGGACGGGACGCAAGTCCCCTGGCGCGAGTTCTGGGTGGAGCCCGACGCGGGGTCGATGGGTGCGTTCGGTGTCTACGGCGCGTCTGGGAATGTCTTTGGACAGGCGCGCGGTGTCTCGGCGGAAGTGTTTGATGTGTTCATGGCGGACCGGGCCGCCGCGGCGATTGTCTATACCCAGTCATTCCTCACCTGGGCGGCCGAGCGCTTCCAGGAGGTCGCCGAGCCTGGCGCCGTCTGGGTTTCGACCGGCGACTACAGCCCCGCGCCGGAGCTGTCCTTCCAGTTGCTGGGCGGGATGACGCGAGACGCGCGGGGCGATTCCCCTGTCGCCGGGCTCCGCGCGGGGCTGCCGCTTCCGTATGCGTCGCGGTGGTCCTTCGAGTGGATGCGCGGCGTGGGGCTGGGACGTCGTCCCATGGCGACGGGAGGCTTCAGCCTGTCGCTGTCGTCGCCGCCCTTGTGGGCGTGGCGGCCGACGTACCCGGTGGGCGTGGACGTGCGGGCCTCGCTGGGGGCAGGCGTGTTCTCGTGGGAGGGGGGCTCGCGCTTCGGGGTGCCCGTGGGCCTGCGGGCCCAGGCGGCGCTGGGCGCGTTGTTCGTGGCGAGCGCGGAGGCGCGCTACCAGGGCTTGCGGCCGTTCACCGGCGACTGGACCCATGGGTTCGTGTGGACACTGGGCGTGGGCGTGGCGCTGGGAGACCGCTGACCCGACGCGGGCTCGGGAATGAAACAGACGGGCTGGCGTTGTCCGGCGCGTCCCCCCGAGCACACCACGGCCCCTGGAGCCGTTGTCATGAAGACCTCGCGTAGGAAGTTCCTGGTGTATTCCGCCACGGGTGCGTCGTTGCTCGCGCTCGGGCCCGAGTCGTTGGCCGCGCCGAAGAAGGTGGCGAAGAAGCGCATCCTCATCCTGGGCGGCACGGGCTTCCTCGGGCCCGCCGTGGTGGAGGCCGCGCGGGTGCGAGGCCATTCGCTGACACTCTTCAACCGCGGCAAGACGCGCCCGGAGCTCTTCCCCGACGTGGAGAAGCTGCGCGGCGACAGGGACCCCGACAAGGACGAGGGCCTGAAGGCGCTGAAGGGCCGCAAGTGGGACGCGGTGGTGGACACGTCGGGTTACTACCCGCGCATGGTCCGCGCGTCGGCGGCGCTGCTGGCGCCGAACGTGAAACAGTATGTCTTCATCTCCAGCGTCTCCGCCTACGCCAGCGACAAGACGGCGGGCGAGGACGAGCGCGGCCCCACCGCGACGCTCGCGGACCCCAACGTGGAGACGATGGGCAAGGACTACGAGTTCTACGGCGGGCTCAAGCGCGCGTGCGAGGAGGCCGCCGAGGCGGCGCTGCCGGGGCGCGTGGCGA from Myxococcus guangdongensis encodes:
- a CDS encoding phospholipase C/P1 nuclease family protein — its product is MAPRLAVLSVLLAPMGAGAFWVKDHEALTRVAIERAAQASPGLEKHRDAVLHGATAEDLNLHVKWTGWHHYFRPEGRVDSGPRDGSAARVRKLWAEALDAARGGDLARAWDRAGHLAHHIQDVASPPHVVPVSHGFADGFEGWGLRDVLERLPAREVTPMSGPDAQLALARETLEVVRTQSLRAEDGTQVPWREFWVEPDAGSMGAFGVYGASGNVFGQARGVSAEVFDVFMADRAAAAIVYTQSFLTWAAERFQEVAEPGAVWVSTGDYSPAPELSFQLLGGMTRDARGDSPVAGLRAGLPLPYASRWSFEWMRGVGLGRRPMATGGFSLSLSSPPLWAWRPTYPVGVDVRASLGAGVFSWEGGSRFGVPVGLRAQAALGALFVASAEARYQGLRPFTGDWTHGFVWTLGVGVALGDR